A single Oryctolagus cuniculus chromosome 18, mOryCun1.1, whole genome shotgun sequence DNA region contains:
- the ZNF541 gene encoding zinc finger protein 541 isoform X1 codes for MEQCGLGDEGTLPSGVHLPSFPEGQGLGCSDALNRDLGPDTRDLLYAGLSGLELEPSLPTPDVPSEALEDNLDALSLYSGKDSDSVKLLEEYADPESQTALHDLGLGVLKVPKEPEDGGRAASGSARKGKRQHSSPQNPLLDCSLCGKLFSSASSLSKHYLTHSQERKHVCKICSKAFKRQDHLTGHMLTHQKTKPFVCIEQGCSKSYCDYRSLRRHYEVQHGLCILKEAPPEEEACGDAPHPHELAPSGLRSLGPPEARSPSALLPNRDLLRCIVSSIVHQKIPSGPALAGPADSEGRNSACPCPTSSASSCTPASAPAALGALGTEGPEEPRASHKEAATHSRAAENGAPDPLESEPPMPPLPSTLEGWPEGGALPACLPLFRSQTVPAGSQPSGHNFQWLRNLPGCPKSKGSNLFVVHKPPAVPSREGCESGPGPSSASPSAEPLSSASTGPGPGPEDVPAFPPTLLKGPAEAPGDPRYAGGEDDAWASKKSKFDCDSFSWQSPGEPGAQDVQKPGGLPSDATPLFRQLFLKSQESLVSHEQMQVLQMITKSQRIFSHAQVAAAATSQLPGPEGKQATLKPWPQQPPPPAPPMDSLHAGPGNPEPEGSPARRRKLVPAGLREASPGSSRRDAKGGPKVAAAPSALTAPALDPCGKPDISSLAKQLRSSKGTLDLGGIPPAVGSRQIQPAGDELPGQQAVAENSTAPGAAKGEKGPGSSRGGGYRLFSGHPRAQRFPGFRREKTKMDMCCAASPSQVAMASFSSAGPPADPPRDAKSKLTVLNRIQGGNVYRIPHPSRDEHAAGTCSHQNGGPGEWTEPRSTYVCKNCSQMFYTEKGLNSHMCFHSDQWPSPRGKQEQQVFGTEFCKPPRQALRPDGDGQTPLRAKKPLDSTAVASVVIPMPVPVALGSRALGSLAKGQEKDEEERDGKEGGQHRKRKKRPQSKALLIPPQPSAFRAPSPGGHQSCLRSPVFLVDRLLQGLFQCSPYTPPPMLSPIREGSGLYFNTLCSTCPQAGPSQLSSSVLDQGDSSFGICVVKDDSKISIEPHINIGSRFQADIPELQDRSLAGIDEHVASLVWKPWGDVMTNPETQDRVMELCNVACSSVMPGGGTNLELALHCLHEAQGSVQVALETLLLRGPQKPRTHPLADYRYTGSDIWTPIEKRLFKKAFCAHKKDFYLIHKTIQTKTVAQCVEYYYIWKKMLKFDCGRVPGLEKRTKREPEEAERPEEKATGSPRETPSHRPTPDFKMKTKSFRRESILNSSPNAGPRRTPEAPGSVESQGVFPCRECERVFDKIKSRNAHMKRHRLQDHVEPVVRVKWPVKPFQLKEEEEEEEELGAAIGPLQW; via the exons atggAGCAGTGCGGCCTGGGGGACGAGGGCACCCTTCCGTCAGGCGTGCACCTCCCTTCATTTCCTGAGGGCCAAGGGCTCGGCTGCAGCGATGCCCTCAACCGGGATCTGGGTCCCGACACACGCGACCTGCTCTACGCTGGCCTGAGTGGCCTGGAGCTGGAGCCCAGCCTGCCGACCCCCGACGTGCCCAGCGAGGCGCTGGAGGACAACCTGGACGCCCTGTCCCTGTACTCAGGGAAGGACAGCGACTCCGTGAAGCTGCTGGAGGAGTACGCGGACCCCGAGTCGCAGACGGCCCTGCACG ACCTGGGATTGGGCGTGCTCAAGGTGCCGAAGGAGCCCGAGGACGGAGGCAGGGCGGCCTCGGGGAGTGCCCGTAAAGGGAAGCGGCAGCACAGCTCCCCGCAGAACCCCCTGCTGGACTGCAGCCTGTGCGGGAAGCTGTTCAGCAGCGCCAGCTCACTCAGCAAGCACTACCTGACGCACAGCCAGGAGCGGAAGCACGTCTGCAAGATCTGCAGCAAGGCCTTCAAGCGGCAGGACCACCT GACCGGGCACATGCTCACCCACCAGAAGACCAAGCCCTTCGTGTGCATCGAGCAGGGCTGCAGCAAGAGCTACTGCGACTACCGCTCGCTGCGCCGGCACTACGAGGTCCAGCACGGCCTGTGCATCCTGAAGGAAGCCCCCCCGGAAGAGGAGGCCTGTGGAGACGCCCCGCACCCCCATGAGCTGGCCCCCAGTGGGCTGCGCTCCCTGGGGCCCCCGGAAGCCAGGTCCCCCAGCGCGCTCTTGCCCAACCGAGACCTCCTGCGCTGTATCGTGAGCAGCATCGTCCACCAGAAGATTCCTTCTGGCCCGGCCCTCGCAGGGCCTGCGGACAGCGAAGGGAGGAACTCAGCctgtccctgccccacctcctcggcgtcctcctgcaccccagccagcgctcctgcagccctgggagccctgggcaccGAGGGTCCTGAGGAGCCTCGCGCCTCCCATAAGGAGGCAGCCACCCACTCCAGGGCAGCTGAGAATGGTGCCCCTGACCCACTGGAGTCGGAGCCCCCAATGCCTCCGCTCCCATCCACTCTGGAGGGCTGGCCTGAGGGTggtgccctgcctgcctgcctgcctctcttccGAAGCCAGACAGTCCCTGCCGGTTCCCAGCCCTCGGGCCACAACTTCCAGTGGCTCCGGAACCTGCCAGGCTGCCCCAAGAGCAAAGGCAGCAATTTGTTTGTGGTCCACAAGCCCCCTGCAGTGCCGTCTCGTGAGGGCTGTGAGTCTGGCCCTGGGCCCAGCAGCGCCTCCCCCTCAGCTGAGCCCCTGTCCAGCGCAAGcaccggccccggccccggccccgaggACGTGCCGGCCTTCCCTCCCACACTCCTGAAGGGGCCCGCTGAGGCCCCGGGTGACCCCAGGTATGCTGGAGGCGAAGACGATGCCTGGGCCTCCAAGAAGAGCAAGTTCGACTGTGACTCCTTCTCgtggcagagccctggggagcCCGGTGCCCAGGACGTCCAGAAACCGGGTGGGCTTCCGTCCGACGCTACGCCACTCTTCCGCCAGCTGTTCCTAAAGTCGCAGGAATCCCTGGTGAGCCACGAGcagatgcaggtgctgcagatgATCACCAAGTCCCAGAGGATCTTCTCCCATGCCCAggtggccgccgccgccacctcgCAGCTCCCGGGGCCTGAGGGCAAGCAGGCCACCCTGAAGCCGTGGCCCCAGCAGCCTCCGCCACCCGCACCGCCTATGGACTCTCTCCATGCTGGGCCCGGAAACCCAGAACCAGAGGGATCCCCAGCTCGCAGGAGGAAGCTGGTGCCCGCAGGGCTCAGGGAGGCCTCCCCGGGGAGCTCCAGGCGAGACGCCAAGGGAGGGCCCAAAGTGGCTGCGGCACCGTCGGCCCTCACAGCGCCTGCTCTGGACCCATGCGGGAAGCCAGACATCTCCTCCCTGGCCAAGCAGCTGCGGTCCTCAAAAGGCACCTTGGACCTGGGGGGCATCCCTCCTGCTGTGGGCTCACGGCAGATCCAGCCAGCAGGGGATGAGCTGCCCGGGCAGCAGGCCGTGGCCGAGAACAGCACAGCTCCGGGGGCCGCGAAAGGCGAGAAGGGCCCGGGCAGCTCCCGGGGCGGAGGCTACCGGCTCTTCTCAGGCCACCCCAGGGCCCAGCGGTTCCCCGGCTTCCGCAGGGAGAAGACGAAGATGGATATGTGCTGCGCGGCGTCTCCCAGCCAGGTGGCCATGGCTTCCTTCTCCTCGGCTGGGCCTCCGGCAGATCCGCCCCGGGACGCCAAGTCCAAGCTGACAGTCCTCAACAGAATCCAG GGTGGGAACGTCTACAGGATACCCCATCCCTCGAGGGACGAGCACGCAGCAGGCACATG CAGCCACCAAAACGGGGGCCCTGGCGAGTGGACAGAGCCAAGGAGCACGTACGTCTGCAAGAACTGCAGCCAGATGTTCTATACGGAGAAGGGGCTCAACAGCCACATGTGTTTCCACAGCGACCAGTGGCCGTCCCCGCGGGGCaagcaggagcagcag gtgtttggcacagagttTTGCAAGCCACCAAGACAGGCTCTGAGGCCAGATGGGGACGGACAGACTCCCCTGCGAGCCAAGAAGCCCTTGGACAGCACGGCTGTAGCCTCTGTGGTGATCCCCATGCCGGtgcctgtggctctggggagCCGAGCCCTGGGGAGCCTGGCCAAG GGACAAGAGAAAGACGAGGAAGAAAGGGACGGCAAGGAGGGCGGCCAGCACAGGAAGCGGAAGAAGCGCCCCCAGTCCAAGGCGCTGCTcatccctccccagccctcagcctTCAGGGCGCCGAGCCCTGGGGGCCACCAGAGCTGCCTGCGCTCTCCGGTGTTCCTGGTGGACCGCCTCCTGCAGGGCCTGTTCCAGTGCTCCCCCTACACGCCGCCTCCCATGCTCAGCCCCATCCGGGAGGGCTCCGGGCTCTACTTCAACACGCTCTGCTCCACGTgcccccaggctgggcccagccagctCAGCAGCTCCGTGCTGG ATCAAGGGGACAGCTCTTTTGGCATCTGTGTGGTGAAGGACGACTCCAAGATCAGTATTGAACC ACACATCAACATAGGAAGCCGGTTTCAGGCTGATATCCCGGAGCTGCAAGACAGGTCGCTGGCTGGAATCGATGAGCACGTGGCATCTCTGGTCTGGAAGCCGTGGGGCGATGTGATGACCAACCCAGAGACACAGGACAGAG TGATGGAACTCTGCAATGTGGCCTGCTCCAGTGTGATGCCAGGAGGCGGCACCAACCTGGAGCTGGCGCTGCACTGCCTGCACGAGGCTCAGGGCAGCGTCCAG GTTGCCCTGGAAACCCTCTTACTCAGAGGACCCCAGAAGCCGCGGACTCACCCGCTCGCCGACTACCGCTACACAG GCTCGGACATCTGGACCCCCATAGAGAAGAGGCTCTTCAAGAAGGCGTTCTGTGCCCACAAGAAGGACTTCTACTTGATCCACAAGACG ATCCAAACCAAGACGGTGGCACAGTGTGTGGAGTATTACTATATCTGGAAAAAGATGCTCAAGTTTGACTGCGGCCGGGTCCCGGGGCTGGAAAAGAGGACCAAGCGAGAGCCGGAGGAGGCGGAGAGGCCAGAGGAGAAG GCCACTGGCAGCCCTCGGGAGACGCCCAGCCACCGCCCGACGCCCGACTTCAAGATGAAGACCAAGAGCTTCCGGAGGGAGTCCATCCTCAACTCCAGCCCAAACGCCGGCCCCCGGCGGACCCCCGAGGCGCCGGGGAGCGTGGAGAGTCAGGGCGTGTTCCCGTGCCGCGAGTGCGAGAG GGTGTTTGACAAGATCAAGAGCAGAAACGCCCACATGAAGCGGCACCGCCTCCAGGACCACGTGGAGCCCGTGGTCAGGGTGAAGTGGCCGGTGAAGCCCTTCCagctgaaggaggaggaggaggaggaggaggagctgggggccgcCATCGGCCCCCTGCAGTGGTGA
- the ZNF541 gene encoding zinc finger protein 541 isoform X3, translated as MEQCGLGDEGTLPSGVHLPSFPEGQGLGCSDALNRDLGPDTRDLLYAGLSGLELEPSLPTPDVPSEALEDNLDALSLYSGKDSDSVKLLEEYADPESQTALHDLGLGVLKVPKEPEDGGRAASGSARKGKRQHSSPQNPLLDCSLCGKLFSSASSLSKHYLTHSQERKHVCKICSKAFKRQDHLTGHMLTHQKTKPFVCIEQGCSKSYCDYRSLRRHYEVQHGLCILKEAPPEEEACGDAPHPHELAPSGLRSLGPPEARSPSALLPNRDLLRCIVSSIVHQKIPSGPALAGPADSEGRNSACPCPTSSASSCTPASAPAALGALGTEGPEEPRASHKEAATHSRAAENGAPDPLESEPPMPPLPSTLEGWPEGGALPACLPLFRSQTVPAGSQPSGHNFQWLRNLPGCPKSKGSNLFVVHKPPAVPSREGCESGPGPSSASPSAEPLSSASTGPGPGPEDVPAFPPTLLKGPAEAPGDPRYAGGEDDAWASKKSKFDCDSFSWQSPGEPGAQDVQKPGGLPSDATPLFRQLFLKSQESLVSHEQMQVLQMITKSQRIFSHAQVAAAATSQLPGPEGKQATLKPWPQQPPPPAPPMDSLHAGPGNPEPEGSPARRRKLVPAGLREASPGSSRRDAKGGPKVAAAPSALTAPALDPCGKPDISSLAKQLRSSKGTLDLGGIPPAVGSRQIQPAGDELPGQQAVAENSTAPGAAKGEKGPGSSRGGGYRLFSGHPRAQRFPGFRREKTKMDMCCAASPSQVAMASFSSAGPPADPPRDAKSKLTVLNRIQGGNVYRIPHPSRDEHAAGTCSHQNGGPGEWTEPRSTYVCKNCSQMFYTEKGLNSHMCFHSDQWPSPRGKQEQQGQEKDEEERDGKEGGQHRKRKKRPQSKALLIPPQPSAFRAPSPGGHQSCLRSPVFLVDRLLQGLFQCSPYTPPPMLSPIREGSGLYFNTLCSTCPQAGPSQLSSSVLDQGDSSFGICVVKDDSKISIEPHINIGSRFQADIPELQDRSLAGIDEHVASLVWKPWGDVMTNPETQDRVMELCNVACSSVMPGGGTNLELALHCLHEAQGSVQVALETLLLRGPQKPRTHPLADYRYTGSDIWTPIEKRLFKKAFCAHKKDFYLIHKTIQTKTVAQCVEYYYIWKKMLKFDCGRVPGLEKRTKREPEEAERPEEKATGSPRETPSHRPTPDFKMKTKSFRRESILNSSPNAGPRRTPEAPGSVESQGVFPCRECERVFDKIKSRNAHMKRHRLQDHVEPVVRVKWPVKPFQLKEEEEEEEELGAAIGPLQW; from the exons atggAGCAGTGCGGCCTGGGGGACGAGGGCACCCTTCCGTCAGGCGTGCACCTCCCTTCATTTCCTGAGGGCCAAGGGCTCGGCTGCAGCGATGCCCTCAACCGGGATCTGGGTCCCGACACACGCGACCTGCTCTACGCTGGCCTGAGTGGCCTGGAGCTGGAGCCCAGCCTGCCGACCCCCGACGTGCCCAGCGAGGCGCTGGAGGACAACCTGGACGCCCTGTCCCTGTACTCAGGGAAGGACAGCGACTCCGTGAAGCTGCTGGAGGAGTACGCGGACCCCGAGTCGCAGACGGCCCTGCACG ACCTGGGATTGGGCGTGCTCAAGGTGCCGAAGGAGCCCGAGGACGGAGGCAGGGCGGCCTCGGGGAGTGCCCGTAAAGGGAAGCGGCAGCACAGCTCCCCGCAGAACCCCCTGCTGGACTGCAGCCTGTGCGGGAAGCTGTTCAGCAGCGCCAGCTCACTCAGCAAGCACTACCTGACGCACAGCCAGGAGCGGAAGCACGTCTGCAAGATCTGCAGCAAGGCCTTCAAGCGGCAGGACCACCT GACCGGGCACATGCTCACCCACCAGAAGACCAAGCCCTTCGTGTGCATCGAGCAGGGCTGCAGCAAGAGCTACTGCGACTACCGCTCGCTGCGCCGGCACTACGAGGTCCAGCACGGCCTGTGCATCCTGAAGGAAGCCCCCCCGGAAGAGGAGGCCTGTGGAGACGCCCCGCACCCCCATGAGCTGGCCCCCAGTGGGCTGCGCTCCCTGGGGCCCCCGGAAGCCAGGTCCCCCAGCGCGCTCTTGCCCAACCGAGACCTCCTGCGCTGTATCGTGAGCAGCATCGTCCACCAGAAGATTCCTTCTGGCCCGGCCCTCGCAGGGCCTGCGGACAGCGAAGGGAGGAACTCAGCctgtccctgccccacctcctcggcgtcctcctgcaccccagccagcgctcctgcagccctgggagccctgggcaccGAGGGTCCTGAGGAGCCTCGCGCCTCCCATAAGGAGGCAGCCACCCACTCCAGGGCAGCTGAGAATGGTGCCCCTGACCCACTGGAGTCGGAGCCCCCAATGCCTCCGCTCCCATCCACTCTGGAGGGCTGGCCTGAGGGTggtgccctgcctgcctgcctgcctctcttccGAAGCCAGACAGTCCCTGCCGGTTCCCAGCCCTCGGGCCACAACTTCCAGTGGCTCCGGAACCTGCCAGGCTGCCCCAAGAGCAAAGGCAGCAATTTGTTTGTGGTCCACAAGCCCCCTGCAGTGCCGTCTCGTGAGGGCTGTGAGTCTGGCCCTGGGCCCAGCAGCGCCTCCCCCTCAGCTGAGCCCCTGTCCAGCGCAAGcaccggccccggccccggccccgaggACGTGCCGGCCTTCCCTCCCACACTCCTGAAGGGGCCCGCTGAGGCCCCGGGTGACCCCAGGTATGCTGGAGGCGAAGACGATGCCTGGGCCTCCAAGAAGAGCAAGTTCGACTGTGACTCCTTCTCgtggcagagccctggggagcCCGGTGCCCAGGACGTCCAGAAACCGGGTGGGCTTCCGTCCGACGCTACGCCACTCTTCCGCCAGCTGTTCCTAAAGTCGCAGGAATCCCTGGTGAGCCACGAGcagatgcaggtgctgcagatgATCACCAAGTCCCAGAGGATCTTCTCCCATGCCCAggtggccgccgccgccacctcgCAGCTCCCGGGGCCTGAGGGCAAGCAGGCCACCCTGAAGCCGTGGCCCCAGCAGCCTCCGCCACCCGCACCGCCTATGGACTCTCTCCATGCTGGGCCCGGAAACCCAGAACCAGAGGGATCCCCAGCTCGCAGGAGGAAGCTGGTGCCCGCAGGGCTCAGGGAGGCCTCCCCGGGGAGCTCCAGGCGAGACGCCAAGGGAGGGCCCAAAGTGGCTGCGGCACCGTCGGCCCTCACAGCGCCTGCTCTGGACCCATGCGGGAAGCCAGACATCTCCTCCCTGGCCAAGCAGCTGCGGTCCTCAAAAGGCACCTTGGACCTGGGGGGCATCCCTCCTGCTGTGGGCTCACGGCAGATCCAGCCAGCAGGGGATGAGCTGCCCGGGCAGCAGGCCGTGGCCGAGAACAGCACAGCTCCGGGGGCCGCGAAAGGCGAGAAGGGCCCGGGCAGCTCCCGGGGCGGAGGCTACCGGCTCTTCTCAGGCCACCCCAGGGCCCAGCGGTTCCCCGGCTTCCGCAGGGAGAAGACGAAGATGGATATGTGCTGCGCGGCGTCTCCCAGCCAGGTGGCCATGGCTTCCTTCTCCTCGGCTGGGCCTCCGGCAGATCCGCCCCGGGACGCCAAGTCCAAGCTGACAGTCCTCAACAGAATCCAG GGTGGGAACGTCTACAGGATACCCCATCCCTCGAGGGACGAGCACGCAGCAGGCACATG CAGCCACCAAAACGGGGGCCCTGGCGAGTGGACAGAGCCAAGGAGCACGTACGTCTGCAAGAACTGCAGCCAGATGTTCTATACGGAGAAGGGGCTCAACAGCCACATGTGTTTCCACAGCGACCAGTGGCCGTCCCCGCGGGGCaagcaggagcagcag GGACAAGAGAAAGACGAGGAAGAAAGGGACGGCAAGGAGGGCGGCCAGCACAGGAAGCGGAAGAAGCGCCCCCAGTCCAAGGCGCTGCTcatccctccccagccctcagcctTCAGGGCGCCGAGCCCTGGGGGCCACCAGAGCTGCCTGCGCTCTCCGGTGTTCCTGGTGGACCGCCTCCTGCAGGGCCTGTTCCAGTGCTCCCCCTACACGCCGCCTCCCATGCTCAGCCCCATCCGGGAGGGCTCCGGGCTCTACTTCAACACGCTCTGCTCCACGTgcccccaggctgggcccagccagctCAGCAGCTCCGTGCTGG ATCAAGGGGACAGCTCTTTTGGCATCTGTGTGGTGAAGGACGACTCCAAGATCAGTATTGAACC ACACATCAACATAGGAAGCCGGTTTCAGGCTGATATCCCGGAGCTGCAAGACAGGTCGCTGGCTGGAATCGATGAGCACGTGGCATCTCTGGTCTGGAAGCCGTGGGGCGATGTGATGACCAACCCAGAGACACAGGACAGAG TGATGGAACTCTGCAATGTGGCCTGCTCCAGTGTGATGCCAGGAGGCGGCACCAACCTGGAGCTGGCGCTGCACTGCCTGCACGAGGCTCAGGGCAGCGTCCAG GTTGCCCTGGAAACCCTCTTACTCAGAGGACCCCAGAAGCCGCGGACTCACCCGCTCGCCGACTACCGCTACACAG GCTCGGACATCTGGACCCCCATAGAGAAGAGGCTCTTCAAGAAGGCGTTCTGTGCCCACAAGAAGGACTTCTACTTGATCCACAAGACG ATCCAAACCAAGACGGTGGCACAGTGTGTGGAGTATTACTATATCTGGAAAAAGATGCTCAAGTTTGACTGCGGCCGGGTCCCGGGGCTGGAAAAGAGGACCAAGCGAGAGCCGGAGGAGGCGGAGAGGCCAGAGGAGAAG GCCACTGGCAGCCCTCGGGAGACGCCCAGCCACCGCCCGACGCCCGACTTCAAGATGAAGACCAAGAGCTTCCGGAGGGAGTCCATCCTCAACTCCAGCCCAAACGCCGGCCCCCGGCGGACCCCCGAGGCGCCGGGGAGCGTGGAGAGTCAGGGCGTGTTCCCGTGCCGCGAGTGCGAGAG GGTGTTTGACAAGATCAAGAGCAGAAACGCCCACATGAAGCGGCACCGCCTCCAGGACCACGTGGAGCCCGTGGTCAGGGTGAAGTGGCCGGTGAAGCCCTTCCagctgaaggaggaggaggaggaggaggaggagctgggggccgcCATCGGCCCCCTGCAGTGGTGA